Proteins encoded by one window of Gambusia affinis linkage group LG17, SWU_Gaff_1.0, whole genome shotgun sequence:
- the phyhd1 gene encoding phytanoyl-CoA dioxygenase domain-containing protein 1, translated as MMDFMTDQDVQKYKQDGYVVLDGLLTAQECDELRQRMAEIVDRMDVPEHCRTTFSTYHDEQLKKQGNADYFITSGDKIRFFFEKGVFDDKGEFIVPKQQSLNKVGHALHAYESLYKKVTHSPKVQGIARKLGLVNPVILQSMYIFKQPGIGGEVTSHQDATFLYTEPLGRVMGLWIALEDATVNNGCLWFIPGSQSSGISRRMVRTPKGTFPLTDFIGREPTYDEDKFVAAPVKKGGVLLIHGEVVHRSAENTSEDSRHVYTFHIMETLDTRWSPDNWLQPTEELPFPPLYTK; from the exons ATGATGGATTTTATGACAGATCAAGACGTGCAAAag tacaagCAGGATGGATACGTGGTTCTGGACGGGCTGCTGACCGCCCAGGAGTGCGATGAGCTGAGGCAGAGAATGGCTGAGATCGTGGACCGGATGGACGTCCCCGAGCACTGCAGGACCACTTTCTCCACCTACCACGACGAGCAGCTAAAAAAGCAG GGGAATGCGGATTATTTCATCACAAGTGGAGATAAGATCCGTTTTTTCTTTGAGAAGGGTGTTTTCGATGACAAAG GGGAATTCATCGTACCGAAGCAGCAGTCACTCAATAAAGTTGGGCATG CCCTACATGCGTATGAATCTTTGTACAAGAAGGTTACACATTCACCCAAAGTCCAG GGAATAGCCAGGAAACTGGGCCTGGTTAATCCTGTGATACTGCAGAGTATGTACATTTTTAAG CAACCAGGGATTGGTGGCGAAG TGACGTCGCACCAGGACGCCACGTTTCTGTACACGGAGCCCCTGGGCAGAGTTATGGGACTGTGGATCGCCCTGGAGGATGCGACTGTTAACAATGGCTGTTTGTGGTTCATACCAGGATCGCAGAGTA GCGGTATTTCCCGACGAATGGTGCGCACCCCAAAAGGCACCTTCCCGCTGACAGACTTCATCGGAAGAGAGCCAACTTATGATGAGGACAAGTTTGTAGCTGCACCTGTCAAAAAAG GTGGGGTGCTCCTGATTCACGGGGAAGTGGTGCACAGAAGTGCTGAAAACACTTCTGAAGACTCTCGCCACGTCTACACCTTCCACATCATGGAGACCCTGGACACTCGCTGGAGCCCTGACAACTG gctGCAACCCACAGAGGAGCTGCCTTTCCCACCTCTCTACACTAAATGA
- the dolk gene encoding dolichol kinase, whose translation MQVNPVYVESVVVLTVVLCVHMAIWNQHSWCSIALAIQAFYVQHKWDRLLKSGAAVFQFRLSANSGIVPASMVMPLMGLVLREKCSASGNVYFERFSMVITITGMMLALFLSLIALGVTRPIPTNTCIIAGLAGSAILYTTKQTLTVSEVIEVLEVLLIFVYLCLIVLYLLPRCFTPGEALLIVGGISFILNQLIKRSLNLAEVKGDPVNYFLPVVVVGSLLLGVFFALLFCFMESETWVSSLFFHMMTAVLVLGILMPWLSLFIGRHPIMWLLDFVTLNDRRLCLLGYWVFLAIVATCVVLHQNYQRQSGCKKHQASTIVRKYFHLIVVATYVPGLIYDRQLLHVASVGCLAVFLLLEYVRYFRILPFGQLLRQLLTLFLDERDSGPLILTHIYLLLGMSLPIWLFPGPCAPKGILTGAGGLVPYAGVLAVGVGDTVASVFGSTMGEIRWPGTRKTLEGTATSVFAQIIAVAMFLIFDGSINLNSTYSWIVGSITLVALLEAYTSQIDNLLLPLYLFILLLL comes from the coding sequence ATGCAGGTGAACCCAGTTTACGTGGAGTCCGTCGTTGTCCTGACCGTGGTGCTTTGTGTCCACATGGCCATCTGGAACCAGCACTCCTGGTGCAGCATAGCTCTCGCCATTCAGGCGTTCTACGTCCAGCACAAATGGGACCGTCTGCTCAAGTCGGGAGCTGCCGTGTTCCAGTTTCGCCTGTCAGCCAACAGTGGCATTGTTCCCGCTTCCATGGTGATGCCTCTGATGGGCCTGGTGCTGAGAGAAAAGTGCTCTGCCTCAGGGAATGTCTACTTCGAGCGGTTCTCCATGGTGATCACCATCACAGGCATGATGCTGGCGCTGTTCCTCTCCCTGATTGCGCTGGGTGTTACAAGACCCATCCCGACCAACACTTGCATTATCGCAGGGCTGGCCGGCAGCGCAATCCTCTACACGACAAAGCAGACCCTGACGGTGTCGGAGGTCATTGAGGTACTAGAGGTGTTGTTGATCTTTGTTTATCTCTGTTTGATTGTGCTTTACCTGCTGCCACGCTGCTTCACACCGGGAGAGGCCCTCCTCATTGTCGGTGGAATCAGTTTCATCTTGAACCAGCTCATCAAGCGTTCGCTGAACCTggcagaggtcaaaggtgaccCAGTGAACTACTTCCTGccggtggtggtggtgggttCACTGCTGTTGGGTGTTTTCTTCGCCCTGCTCTTCTGCTTCATGGAATCTGAGACTTGGGTGTCCTCCCTCTTCTTTCATATGATGACAGCCGTTCTGGTTCTGGGTATCCTGATGCCGTGGTTGTCGCTGTTCATCGGCCGGCACCCAATCATGTGGCTTTTGGACTTTGTCACCCTGAATGACAGAAGACTCTGTTTGCTGGGCTATTGGGTGTTTCTGGCAATCGTCGCAACTTGTGTCGTGCTACATCAGAACTATCAGCGCCAGTCGGGATGCAAGAAGCACCAGGCCTCTACCATTGTCAGGAAGTATTTCCACCTGATAGTAGTGGCCACCTACGTTCCAGGACTGATTTACGACAGACAGCTGCTACACGTGGCTTCTGTCGGATGCCTGGCAGTTTTCCTGTTGCTGGAGTATGTCCGTTACTTTCGTATCCTGCCTTTTGGCCAGCTGCTCAGGCAACTTCTCACCTTGTTCCTGGATGAAAGAGACTCTGGCCCTCTTATTCTCACTCACATTTATCTGCTCCTGGGCATGTCTCTACCCATTTGGCTGTTTCCTGGACCCTGTGCTCCCAAGGGAATTCTCACTGGGGCTGGGGGTTTGGTACCTTATGCGGGCGTGCTGGCTGTGGGAGTCGGGGACACCGTTGCGTCTGTCTTTGGCAGTACCATGGGAGAGATCCGTTGGCCTGGCACCAGGAAAACCTTGGAGGGGACCGCAACGTCCGTGTTTGCCCAGATCATCGCCGTGGCGATGTTCCTCATCTTTGATGGAAGCATCAATCTGAACTCTACCTACTCATGGATTGTTGGCTCCATCACCCTCGTGGCTTTGCTGGAAGCCTACACCTCCCAGATTGACAATCTTTTGCTGCCGCTCTATCTCTTCATCCTGTTGTTGCTTTAA